One Candidatus Poribacteria bacterium genomic window carries:
- a CDS encoding XdhC family protein, whose amino-acid sequence MREIYQKIPELIESDQVAAYCTVVETKGSTPQKPGSKLLILPDLRNIGTLGGGCVEAEARRQAIGLMQGGIPRLLEFQLDSDYGWDDGLICGGNMKIFIDLPKTEAEAEMFERLQTLNAENTPLVYATVVTSAKQNVNVGMKMIFAATGERIGTLGDATLEAAVEEETAGILENNRASVFREEDSTAVFLEPLQPRPTLLIAGAGHVGQALCHLGSWLDFDIAIVDDRADFASKERLPEADEIIIGDIATELRNYPITPLTYVVIVTRGHQHDESALHSVVESDARYIGLIGSRRKIKLIFDDLMEAGISKENLQRVYAPIGLDINSKTVPEIAVSIASQLIQIRNAAESIHTFDTQPVRMPTVKIAEA is encoded by the coding sequence ATGAGAGAAATATATCAAAAAATCCCAGAACTCATTGAATCCGATCAAGTCGCTGCCTACTGTACTGTCGTAGAAACGAAGGGTTCAACGCCACAGAAACCGGGGTCAAAGTTACTCATCCTTCCCGATCTGCGGAATATCGGCACACTCGGTGGTGGGTGTGTTGAAGCCGAGGCGCGACGACAAGCCATTGGGTTGATGCAAGGCGGAATACCACGGCTCCTTGAATTTCAATTGGACAGCGATTACGGTTGGGATGATGGACTTATCTGTGGCGGAAATATGAAAATCTTCATTGATCTGCCAAAGACTGAAGCGGAAGCGGAGATGTTTGAGCGGCTCCAAACGCTGAATGCAGAAAACACACCCCTCGTTTATGCTACAGTTGTGACGAGTGCCAAGCAGAATGTCAATGTCGGCATGAAGATGATCTTCGCTGCTACGGGTGAACGCATCGGTACATTGGGCGATGCGACGTTGGAAGCGGCAGTTGAAGAGGAGACCGCTGGAATCCTCGAAAACAACAGAGCGAGTGTATTTCGTGAGGAAGACTCGACTGCAGTCTTCTTGGAGCCGTTGCAACCGCGTCCGACGCTGCTCATTGCTGGCGCAGGTCATGTCGGTCAGGCACTCTGTCATCTCGGCAGCTGGTTAGATTTCGACATCGCTATTGTTGATGATCGCGCCGACTTTGCCTCTAAGGAACGCTTGCCAGAGGCAGACGAAATCATCATTGGCGACATCGCGACCGAACTCCGAAATTATCCGATTACCCCACTGACCTACGTCGTAATTGTCACCCGTGGGCACCAGCACGATGAATCTGCGTTACACAGCGTCGTTGAGTCGGATGCCCGTTACATCGGTTTAATAGGTAGCCGTCGGAAAATTAAACTGATATTCGATGATTTGATGGAAGCCGGAATTTCCAAAGAGAATCTCCAACGGGTCTACGCACCGATTGGCTTAGATATTAACTCGAAAACCGTACCAGAAATTGCTGTCAGCATCGCATCGCAGCTAATCCAGATCCGAAATGCCGCTGAAAGTATCC